A genomic stretch from Plasmodium cynomolgi strain B DNA, chromosome 8, whole genome shotgun sequence includes:
- a CDS encoding hypothetical protein (putative), giving the protein MDGEENPHREKRQDEAHAQDGSNCSDEGGENNDSGRAAPLCGVSSWGGKKSRGEMVNLTLRGDSRSGGDPPNQTIVSIHKKVEEATTHDNDLVHLKPGFKLLRSGHEIYTLVDAKNEIKQELNNKLEVLCKKSLVIKNTIPSLRNIYKYGKITCKNVKRSIRASFTITNVFLERKKKKLHQELKMVQDKSTQFLKKMDEQRINYHSYLGMKKNELQHMVKLSGRNAGLSLDYYVEKLESYKCLFFSKDHLIDIEKKLEIPHSKMKSENLPSLVESMTVEVSEAKKNVSDTSAVIKKEFEKLFSCSSEISVYPAHFKHILQKRIYNRHRVEPVDGDAKRRQRYFHVLPFTDLYMNMELTYQQQFWRKDSLHQKWEIRTVSLRSIYLCVHTHKGAVGSSVPNSVPNSVGSHHSALPAQSPLQEDSPKSGSAPNSHFISKNEINNFSNDIESVISINNVTVKLFSDPDITNITILEKRNHPYGIEITEYNEKGDLCGYWLLTTKKESDVHTLFNTLVNVKKENKTEELVPSFHPKINMNNPLFHFHQRNVNTVYKHLAANLVEQPVEVPIGEKPDMGETKENRLRGDGLRGDGLRGDGLRREEDSLETMQSSDTGNYNYDRFMRDSSLLYYYDGMDDSEYKQHVKKYQIEDFLPGQVNLSDSNDEMALAECNQNVLAESSSTESMNPFSLGGSTLGKGQLGGVPKMVRPNGDNITEGGEQPQTKLTKVKSPRRKSPHAKSPQMMPPPAQGGVSGARLHTLGMHPKKRNINPPDIHIHSVKPNLVHEEQHFMALNVGSNFSHGDYTPGMYSNGVQGMKWVNIGRDINTGCHLNGDGQGGNVLRGSSSLIGSIPVSGPLGEERTNVGEQTGEHSVERSNGDLRVHVFDVTTGSNYGDKLGVKNGPILSRLPVGDLPKIEGGMDEAHDGTGKGEPHTDEVVRVARQALHSTATPLGNRKACTELATIKEGGYSMHLIHRTEEGLTGGDTKVRDLEETFSKTGEFLNSDEVTRHVRRENVIAVNPPYGGYKGERITTYGEQGQKQEQRQKQEQGGGVLNIVEDHPPVRASTGAMIPLRQMDSSEKECFPVGEMSSKVPFRCEGLPIEDPQKASKIHDVLSNERGGSNTMDLHEPERTSRGVVSLTCGDGNGEVRPNRVHTGEQIQKGTHSQAHRKKNCVRSSPMEEDLPREEQNRTEVSPTRMDNHTARSNLSVILKPTNVHVEGRARMVQGTENAQGTENAQGTESAKGTVRCGVGRLRLQKEERHKAPPPKRKKNNQGGAGTSAFSTSKTMARLKKLDEELEPAGDVPASVISRVLSQIGSKRLGS; this is encoded by the exons ATGGATGGGGAGGAGAACCCCCACAGGGAGAAGAGGCAAGATGAGGCACACGCCCAGGATGGGTCCAACTGTAGTGATGAGGGAGGGGAGAATAATGACAGTGGGAGAGCAGCTCCCCTGTGTGGTGTATCCTCatggggagggaaaaaaagcagaggAGAGATGGTAAATCTAACCCTACGTGGTGACTCCCGCAGTGGAGGGGACCCACCAAACCAAACCATTGTCAGTATAcacaaaaaggtggaagAAGCAACCACCCACGACAACGACCTGGTGCACCTCAAACCGGGGTTCAAACTACTCCGTAGCGGTCACGAAATATACACCCTGGtagatgcaaaaaatgaaatcaaGCAAGAACTGAATAACAAGCTAGAAGTCTTATGTAAAAAATCGCTAGTCATCAAAAACACAATCCCGTCGTTAAGGAACATATacaaatatggaaaaattacgtgcaaaaatgtgaagaggTCCATAAGGGCTTCCTTCACCATTACGAATGTCTTcctggagagaaaaaaaaaaaaattacatcaagaattaaaaatggtacaGGACAAAAGCACACAGTTCTTGAAAAAGATGGACGAACAGAGAATAAATTATCACAGCTATTTagggatgaagaaaaatgagctTCAACACATGGTTAAATTGAGTGGTCGAAATGCAGGGCTGTCTCTGGATTACTATGTGGAGAAACTGGAATCATACAagtgtctatttttttcaaaggaTCACTTAATAGATATAGAAAAGAAGCTGGAGATCCCGCATTCCAAAATGAAGTCGGAGAATTTACCTTCTTTAGTTGAATCCATGACGGTAGAAGTGtcagaagcgaaaaaaaacgtcagTGATACCTCTGCAGTGATTAAGAAGGAATTTGAGAAACTCTTCAGTTGCAGTAGCGAAATTTCTGTCTACCCTGCGCACTTTAAACACATCCTTCAGAAAAGGATATACAACAGGCATAGGGTTGAACCCGTGGATGGAGACGCGAAGAGGCGGCAGAGATACTTTCACGTCCTCCCGTTCACCGATCTGTACATGAATATGGAGCTGACCTATCAGCAGCAGTTTTGGCGCAAGGACTCCCTGCATCAGAAGTGGGAAATCAGGACAGTTTCGCTGCGCTCCATTTACTTGTGTGTGCACACGCACAAGGGGGCGGTGGGAAGCAGCGTGCCAAACAGCGTGCCAAACAGCGTGGGAAGCCACCATAGCGCGTTGCCTGCCCAGTCGCCTCTCCAGGAGGACTCTCCCAAAAGTGGGTCTGCCCCAAACAGCCACTTCATCTCGAAAAACGAGATAAATAATTTCAGCAACGACATCGAATCGGTTATCAGTATCAACAACGTCACCGTCAAGCTGTTCTCCGACCCGGACATAACCAATAttaccattttggaaaaaaggaaccaccCCTATGGGATAGAAATCACAGAGTACAACGAGAAAGGAGATTTATGTGGCTACTGGTTGTTGACAACCAAGAAGGAGAGTGACGTTCATACCCTGTTCAACACGTTGGTGAATGTAAAGAAGGAGAACAAAACGGAGGAACTCGTCCCTTCCTTCCATCCAAAGATAAATATGAACAATCcgttatttcattttcaccAGAGGAATGTCAATACGGTGTATAAGCACTTGGCTGCGAATCTGGTGGAACAGCCGGTTGAGGTCCCAATTGGGGAGAAGCCCGACATGGGGGAGACTAAAGAGAATCGGTTGAGAGGGGATGGACTGAGAGGGGATGGGCTGAGAGGAGATGGGCTGAGAAGGGAAGAGGACAGCCTCGAAACGATGCAAAGCAGTGACACGGGTAATTACAATTACGACCGGTTCATGAGGGACTCCAGTTTGCTATACTACTACGATGGTATGGACGACTCGGAGTATAAGCAGCATGTGAAGAAATATCAAATAGAAGACTTTCTCCCTGGTCAGGTTAACTTATCCGATTCGAATGACGAGATGGCACTAGCCGAGTGCAACCAGAACGTGTTAGCTGAGTCTAGCAGCACAGAATCGATGAACCCGTTTTCCCTTGGTGGGAGTACGCTGGGGAAGGGTCAATTAGGGGGGGTGCCCAAAATGGTTCGCCCGAATGGGGATAATATAaccgaggggggggagcagcctCAGACGAAGCTGACAAAGGTGAAATCGCCTCGTAGAAAGTCACCTCATGCGAAGTCGCCTCAGATGATGCCGCCTCCTGCGCAGGGAGGGGTGAGCGGGGCTAGACTACACACCTTGGGGATgcatccaaaaaaaaggaacataaaTCCACCAGATATACACATCCATTCTGTGAAGCCTAATTTAGTACATGAGGAGCAACACTTTATGGCTCTGAATGTGGGTTCTAATTTCTCTCATGGGGACTACACCCCGGGGATGTATAGCAACGGGGTGCAGGGAATGAAGTGGGTGAATATAGGTCGAGATATCAATACGGGTTGTCACCTGAATGGGGATGGACAAGGCGGGAATGTACTTAGGGGAAGTAGTTCACTCATTGGCAGCATTCCAGTTAGTGGTCCACTTGGTGAAGAACGAACCAACGTTGGAGAGCAAACGGGTGAACACTCGGTGGAAAGGAGCAACGGTGATCTTAGGGTGCACGTTTTTGATGTTACCACTGGGAGCAACTATGGAGATAAACTCGGAGTGAAAAATGGTCCTATTTTAAGCCGCCTCCCTGTGGGAGACCTCCCCAAGATTGAAGGGGGCATGGATGAGGCTCATGATGGGACCGGGAAAGGAGAACCCCACACGGATGAAGTAGTTAGAGTGGCTAGACAGGCCCTCCATTCGACTGCTACGCCATTGGGGAATAGGAAGGCATGCACAGAGTTAGCGACCATAAAGGAGGGGGGATACTCTATGCACTTGATTCATCGCACGGAGGAAGGACTCACAGGGGGAGATACAAAAGTGAGAGATCTGGAGGAGACATTCTCCAAAACGGGGGAGTTCCTCAATAGCGATGAAGTTACCCG CCATGTGAGGAGGGAAAACGTAATAGCGGTGAACCCACCTTATGGTGGGtataaaggggaaagaatCACTACATATGGGGAGCAGGGGCAGAAGCAGGAGCAGAGGCAGAAGCAGGAGCAGGGGGGAGGTGTCCTGAACATAGTTGAAGACCATCCCCCTGTGCGCGCTTCCACAGGGGCGATGATCCCCTTGAGACAAATGGACAGCTCAGAAAAGGAGTGCTTCCCCGTGGGAGAGATGAGTTCCAAAGTGCCTTTCCGGTGTGAAGGTCTCCCAATTGAGGATCCCCAGAAGGCGAGCAAAATTCATGATGTGTTGAGCAACGAACGGGGGGGAAGTAACACGATGGATTTGCATGAACCTGAGCGGACTAGCCGGGGGGTGGTATCCTTAACCTGTGGAGATGGCAATGGAGAAGTACGTCCCAATAGAGTGCACACAGGTGAGCAGATCCAGAAAGGGACCCACTCGCAGGCACATCGTAAAAAAAACTGCGTGAGGAGTTCCCCAATGGAGGAGGACCTTCCTcgggaagaacaaaacagAACGGAGGTCTCCCCGACAAGGATGGATAACCACACGGCTAGGTCCAACCTTAGTGTGATTTTGAAGCCAACAAATGTTCACGTAGAGGGGCGCGCGAGAATGGTCCAGGGAACAGAGAACGCGCAGGGCACAGAGAACGCGCAAGGCACAGAGAGCGCGAAGGGCACAGTGAGATGTGGCGTGGGAAGGCTCAGGTtgcaaaaggaggagaggcaCAAAGCCCCACCCCCCaagcggaagaaaaataatcaggGCGGTGCAGGTACCTCTGCGTTTTCTACTTCCAAGACCATGGCTCGCCTCAAGAAGCTTGATGAGGAACTGGAACCAGCGGGGGACGTCCCTGCGAGTGTAATCAGTCGAGTGCTGAGTCAGATAGGCAGTAAGAGGTTGGGGTCTTAG
- a CDS encoding DNA polymerase delta small subunit (putative), with amino-acid sequence MKGLLIRTVERLGEGSAWASGQANGQVNGQVNGQVNGQVNGQVKGQMNGQINCQINGQVKCQINGKVKAELGGDAKGEASGWANGQVKAELGGDAKDHVKGHAGGGGKEYPLLHYLKEIKTNENCYCIGTLFKKMELRPSILNEYISEINEAEDVVVNYSHDEDVLFLEDETARLKLEGNINSDHYVTGLTVIVKGTGMSNGSLYVDELIYAYVPKLEVPRCITDDDKYVMFVSGLYISERNENVHNTSLLKNFILGLHGDKHLSEKLIRIVIVGNSLRNVDSDEKEMNTVDAFLSSLCPAVYVDLMPGEKDPSDAILPQQPFPNLFFKTARNYNSFQCVTNPYLFSIDNVNICCMSGEPVNNIVSYSKNCPMDALKMIAKSHTLGCYPFIEKDPFCLQDDDKYPHIFVNGNCAQLEVQHLHGEKTLPLLVCLPSFDITPKALLVNIRNMQHVTLTFDVGK; translated from the exons ATGAAGGGGCTGCTGATCAGGACGGTGGAGCGGTTAGGCGAGGGGAGCGCCTGGGCCAGCGGTCAGGCCAACGGTCAGGTGAACGGCCAGGTGAACGGCCAGGTGAACGGCCAGGTGAACGGTCAGGTGAAGGGTCAGATGAACGGTCAGATAAACTGCCAGATAAACGGTCAGGTAAAATGCCAGATAAACGGTAAGGTCAAGGCAGAGCTGGGTGGCGACGCTAAGGGTGAGGCTAGCGGCTGGGCCAACGGTCAGGTCAAAGCAGAGCTGGGCGGCGACGCTAAGGACCACGTTAAGGGCCACGCTGGGGGGGGCGGCAAAGAGTACCCGCTGCTGCACTACCTAAAGGAAATTAAGACGAACGAAAACTGCTACTGCATAGGCACgctattcaaaaaaatggagctcCGACCATCCATCCTAAACGAATACATAAGCGAAATCAACGAGGCGGAAGACGTCGTGGTGAACTACTCACATGACGAAGACGTCCTATTTCTGGAGGACGAAACAGCAAGGTTAAAATTGGAAGGAAATATAAACAGCGACCATTATGTGACAGGCCTCACAGTTATTGTAAAAGGGACGGGTATGAGCAATGGCTCCCTATATGTGGACGAGCTCATCTATGCCTACGTGCCAAAGTTAGAAGTTCCGAGGTGCATTACCGATGACGATAAATATGTCATGTTCGTCTCGGGGCTGTACATAAGTgaaagaaacgaaaatgTACATAACACCTCCTTATTGAAGAATTTTATTCTAGGATTACATGGAGATAAACACTTATCCGAGAAGCTAATCAGGATAGTTATTGTTGGCAACTCTCTTCGAAATGTTGATAGCGATGAGAAAGAAATGAACACCGTGGACGCGTTCCTTTCTTCTCTCTGTCCAGCTGTGTATGTCGATTTAATGCCAGGGGAGAAGGACCCTAGTGATGCCATTCTACCACAACAACCTTTTcccaacttattttttaagactGCCAGAAATTACAACTCCTTTCAATGCGTGACTAACCCGTACCTCTTCTCCATCGATAATGTAAACATATGCTGTATGTCCGGTGAACCTGTTAACAATATAGTCTCTTACTCCAAAAATTGTCCTATGGATGCTCTGAAAATGATTGCAAAGAGTC ACACGCTGGGGTGCTATCCGTTCATAGAGAAGGACCCTTTTTGTTTACAGGACGATGATAAGTACCcccacatttttgttaacgGGAATTGCGCACAGCTCGAGGTGCAACACCTGCACGGCGAGAAGACGCTACCCCTGCTGGTGTGCCTGCCGAGCTTCGACATCACCCCCAAGGCGCTGCTCGTAAACATCAGGAATATGCAGCACGTGACGTTGACCTTCGACGTGGGGAAGTAG